One Nocardiopsis gilva YIM 90087 genomic window, CTCGGTGAGCTCACCGTCGCCGATCACCACCCCGAACTCCTTGTCGAGAACCAGACCCAGTTCGATCAGCATGAGGGAGTCGAACGACAGCGCGCCGAGTTCCACGTCGGCCCCGATAGTGTCCGCCTTGACCTTGAACTGATCCGAGAGGACGGTCGAGACTCGCTTGGTGATTTCCTGCATATTTGTCACTCCTGGTGAATTGAGATGGGTGAAGGGAATCGTGGATTCGAAAATTCCATGCGGGTGTTCAGCATGTGGAAATATCTGGCCATACCAGGCCGACCGACCCCCACGAGAGTCCACCGCCGAATCCGCCGAGCACGACTTTCTGGCCGGCTTGGAGTTCGCCCGAGGAATTCGCGTCTGCGAGGACGAGGGGAATCGACGCGGCCACCGTGTTCCCCACCCGGTCGATGTTGGAGGGGAACCGCTCCGACCCCACGCCGATGCGTTCGGCGATCGCCGCCAGAATGCGCGCGTTGGCCTGGTGCAGGACGACCTTGTCGATGTCGGCGGTCGCCCAGCCGAGGCGGTCGGCCGTCTCCTGGACGGATGCGGTCATGTGGCGCACGGCCTCGGCGAATACCGCCCGGCCTTCCATCGTGAAGTAGGTGTCGGCCTCGTCCGGGGGTAGTCCGGTGGAGCGCTGACGTGACCCGCCGGCGGCGACCTCGATGAGGCGGCTCCGCGTCCCGTCGCTGCCCAGGTGCAGGCCCTTCAGCGCGCCGTGCTCCGACGGTGCTCCGCCGCGCAGGACAACGGCGCCCGCGCCGTCCCCGAACACCGCCCGTGTCGCCCGGTCGGAGGGGTTCAGAATCGTGGAGAAGGTATCCGCCCCGATGACCAGGGCGGTGCTCGCGAACCCCGATTCGATGAGTCCGGCACTGACCCCCAGTGCGTAGACGAACCCCGTACACACCGCACCGACGTCGAACGCGCCGACCCCGGTGAGCCCCAGACGGCTGGCGACCTCGGGCGCGGTGGCGGGACACGGACGGTCCGGCGTACTGGTCGCGACCACCACCACATCGGCGTGGTCCGTGCCGGCGGACTTCAGCGCCCGGCGGCCCGCTTCGACCGCCAGGTCACCAGAGGATTCGCCCGGAGCGATGATGTGCCGCCGGCCGATCCCCGTCCTGCTGCGGATCCACTCGTCCGAGGTGTCCAACTGCTGGGCGAGCGCGTCATTGGTGACGACGCCCGGGGGAACCCAGACGCCCAGGCCCGCGACGACAGCCGCCCGGTCCGTACCGCTCATAGGGCGCCTCCGTCAGAGCGCCGAAGCCCCTCCACGGTCCTGATCCTGTCCCCCATTGTCGTCACGGCGTCATTCCTCCCGGGCTTGTTTCGCTGTCGCCGACGTGCCCTCGCAAACCAATCTCTGGACTGCCCGGAACGCATCGGTCATTTCACTATGGCAATGGCGCCTCCGGTTTCTCTCACTGGAATCCCACGCCCTGCCCACGGGGAACTCACGTGCGCCGTGAGTGCGGCATGAGTGGCGCAGAAGCGGGCTCTGTAAGGATTGGCAGTGGCCGGAATGGCATTCCATCGAGGCAGTGACTCACCGGTGTGGGGTGGCATGGGTGCCGGGCCGGATAACGCGAACCAAGCGCAACAACGAGCACGAGGAGAAAAGTGCAGCAACGTAGGATCGGCAGGAACGGCCCGCTGGTCTCCGCCCTTGGTTTGGGCTGTATGGGAATGTCGGAGTTCTACGGGCCGACCGACGAGGCCCAGAGCCTGGAGACCCTCAAGGCGGCGCTCGACTCCGGGGTCAACTTCCTCGACACCGCCGACATGTACGGCAAGGGCCACAACGAGCGTCTCGTGGGCCGGGCCGTTGCCGGGCGCCGTGACGAGGTGGTCCTGGCGACCAAATTCGGATTCAAACGCAACGAGAGCGACCCGCGGCTGGGCCGGGAGATCGACTCTAGCCCCGAGCACTGCCGCCGTGCCATCGACGCCTCGCTGCAGCGGCTGGGCGTCGACCACGTCGACCTCTACTACCTCCACCGCCGCAACCCCGACGTGCCGATCGAGGAGACGGTCGGGGCGATGGGCGAGCTTGTGCGGGAGGGCAAGGTCGGCCACCTGGGCCTGTCCGAGGTGACCGCCGAGACCCTGCGCCGGGCACACGCCGTCCACCCCATCGCCGCGCTCCAGACCGAGTACTCGCTGTGGACGCGCGAGGTCGAGGACGAGGTGCTGCCCGTGGCCCGCGAGCTGGGCATCACCCTCGTCGCCTACTCGCCGATCGGCCGGGGCTTCCTGACCGGGACCATCACCCGCCCCGAGGATCTCGACCCCACGGACTTCCGGCACTCCCACCCCCGCTTCCAGGGGGAGCACCTCGCCCGCAACGTGGGGATGGTCGAGCGGGTGCGGGAACTCGCCAACCGCTACGGCTGCAGCCCGGTCCAGCTGGCTCTCGCCTGGCTCCTGGCCCAAGGCGAGGACATCGTCCCCATCCCCGGAACCCGCAGGACGAAGTACCTGTCCGAAAACGTCGCCGCGGCCGATCTGAAGCTCACGGATGAGCAGCTGGCCGCGGTGTCGGCCGCGGTTCCACGCACTTCCGTGTCCGGCGAGCGGTACGACCCGGCCGGTATGGCGACCGTCGGCTTCTGACAGGCCCCGCTACCCCGACCTGTTCCCCAGCGCCGCGCGCGCTGCCCGTACGTGACAAGGAAGCCCTATGGCAGACAAGCTGGAGCAGCTGAAACTGGCCGCCGTCAACATCGACGGCGTGCTGCTCAACGACACGTTCAGTCCGGTCATCTACAACTTCATCGTCAGCCGCGGCGGAGAGTACACCGCCGACGTCGAGCGGAGTATCTTCTCCCAGCCACAGCTGGTGGGCGGTCAGGGGATGGCAAACGCGGCACGCGTCCCGTGGACCGCTCAAGAGGCGATCGACGTCTACTTCAAGGAGCGCGAGGAGTACGTTCGCGATCACCCGGTCCAGCTCCTCGACGGTGCCATCGACCTCCTGCGCCGCCTGCGCTCCCTGGGGCTGCAGACGGTCAGCTACGGCGGGCTGAGCAAGTCCCACTTCGACCACTACCTGGGCGAGCACGCCGACCTCTTCGACGGCCCCGGGTACGTCTGCACCAACGACTTCCGTCCGGGGCTGCGCGAGATCACCACCGAGATCTTCGGGCTGGACTACGACCAGGTGCTGTTCATCGATGACGTGGCCCGCGTCGCCGAGGTCGCCAAGGCACTGGAGATTCCGTTCATCGGCCACCCCAGCTCCTTCGAGCACAGCTTCCAGCCGCAGCTGATGCGTGAGAGCGGAGCCCGCCACATCGTCGACTCGCTGCACGCCATCGACGAGGGGCTCCTGCGCACGCTCGACGCCGAGGCCGCCGCCCACTCCGTCTGGCGCGGCTGAGCCCACCCGACCGCCGACCCGCCACGCTCCCCGGGCGGGTCGGCGCCCCCCAGGACGGCCCCAGTCCCGCCTCCCAACCTCACAAGGAGTCACGCCGTGGACCACGTCGCTTCCCCGCACACCCTGCTGCTGGACTTCGACGGAGTCCTGAGCCTGAACGCTTCCGAACTGCTGCTGCACGCCCTGCACGAGGGAATCAACCGACACACCGCGTTTCCCTTCGAGGCCACGGCCGCGCAGTTCAAGGCCATCAGCACCTTCCCGCAACGCGACAGCCTGCGCGCGCTGTTCGCCGGACTCGGGATCGAGCAGCATCTCGACACCGAGATCGAGGCCCTGCGGTCACTCATCTCCGCCGCGGGACGGCGGATGACCCTGAGCGAGGGCGTGGAGCGCTTCTGCGCGGAGCAGCGCGCCCGGGGAAGGAGACTTCGGGTCTTCTCCACGATGGACCGCACCACCGCGCGCCGGTCGCTGCTGGACGGGCTGTTCGGCCCCGAGGACTTCGTGCCGCTCGGCCATGCCTCCAAGGCCGATTCCCACTCCTATACAGCGCTCCTGGCCGCCGAAGGAGAGCCGGATCCCGGGCAGGTGATGCTCGTGGACGACTCCCCGCTGGCGCTGCGGGCGGCCAAGATCGCGGGCGTGCGTACCGCCCTGATGCGCGGCCAGGTCTTCACGCCTGCGGATGTCGCGCCGTTCGCCCCCTTCATCGACGCGCAGGTCGCGTCCTTCGCCGAACTCGGCGCCCTCTTGCGGAGCGCGGAGCCGCTCTTGGCGGAGCGGCCCGCCGAATCGCCCGTCAATGGGTCGCCCCTCCCGTCCTGACCCGCACCGCCGTTGTCCCGCCGTTCCTCCGGCTCCGGACCGTCCCCAGCACAGAACACAGGATGAACTTGTACTGATGGCTAACGCACCGACCGACTCAGACCTCCACGAATCCCCGAGGACCCCGGATACACCTGCCCGCGCGACTGGTGGGAAAGAACCGCACCCTTGTGCCGCGGACCGGGCTCCGGTCAACCCCACCCGCGTCCTGGTGGCCATCGCCCTGGCCGCTGTCATGCTGCCGATCTCCGTGACCGGTCCCGGGGTAGCCCTCGCCGACATGTCCGGCGCGCTGAACGCTTCCGCGGCGTCCACCCAGTGGGTGCTCAACGCCTACAACGTCGCGTTCACGGCCTTCATGCTGGCCGCCGGCTCCGCCGCCGACCTCTTCGGGCGCCGCCGCCTGTTCCTGACTGGCACGACGGTCTTCGCCCTGGCGTCGCTCGTCGCGGGCACGGCACCGTCCATCTGGCTCGTGGACGTGGCGCGCTTCGTCCAGGGCATGGGTGCCGCGGCGGTGCTGACCAGCGGTTCCGCACTGCTCGCCCACACCTTCACCGGGACCGCGCGCGCCCGGGCCTTCGGTATCTTCGGTGCCTCGATCGGCTTCGGCCTGGCGATGGGCCCCTTCGTCTCCGGCCTGCTGGTGGGGGCGGCGTCCTGGCGCGCCGTCTTCCTCGTCAATGTCCTGCTCGGCGCGGTCGTCCTGGTTCTGGCGTGGCCGCTGTCGGAGTCGAAGAACCCCGGAGCCCGGCGCATCGACATGCCCGGTGTGCTGACGTTCACCGCCGCCCTGATGCTGCTCGCGCTCGGCTTCGTCGAAGGCCCCTCCCACGGCTGGGCCGGGGCGCCGACACTCGGCTCCTTCGCCGGTGCTGCAGTCTTCCTGGCGGCCTTCGTCTTCGTCGAACTTCGCAGTTCCGAGCCGATGTTCGACCTCAGCCTGCTCCGCCGACCCACCTTCGTCGCGATCATCTGGCAGCCGGTGAGCATCGTCTTCGCGTTCGCCGCCCTCTTGGTCTACCTGCCGCCGTACTTCCAGGGCGTGGGTGGAGCCAGCTCCACGGTGTCGGGCGCGATGCTGCTGCCGCTGACGCTGCCCGTGTTCATCCTGCCCCTGTTCTCCGGCGCGCTGGTCAAACGGCTGTCCGTGCGGATGCTGCTCGCCATCGGCCCGGCCGTTCTCGCCGCCGCGCTGCTGCTGATGACGCTGACCGACCCGGTCTCCTCGCCTATCGCGCTGTTCGCCGCCCTGTTGGTGGCGGGCATCGGTATCGGCCTCGCCTTCGGTGTCATGGACAACGCGGCGGTGAGCTCGGTGCCGCCGGAACGCAGCGGCATGGCGTCGGGCATGTTCAACACGCTTCGCGTGGCGGGCGAGACGATCGGTGTCGCCTGTGTGGCCGGTCTGCTGCTCACCTCCACACGGCAGGGGCTGGGCGGTGCGGCCGACAGTGGGGCGATCGCGGACGACGTCGTCCAAGGCCGCTTGGACTCCGTGCGCGAAGCGGGAGGCGCGGAGCTCGCCCACCGCGCGGTGCTGGGTCTCGAACACGGCTGGACCACGGTGTACGTGCTGCTTGCATGCGTCGCGCTCGCCGGGTCCATCGCCATCTTCACCATGGTCCGCGACCGGGATCTGGACCAGTCGGGCGGGTAGGACGCCTGACCGTCGGGTCCGGGCCGCGCACCGGTGCGCGGCCCGGACCGTCGTGGCTATGGGCGTTCCCCGCCCTCTCCCCGCGCTCCGGTGAACACGGCTGTGGCGACAGCGCGCTCGTCCTGCTCGAACGTCACCCGAACCGTGAACTCCGCGTCCCGCGCGGACCGCTCCGGGCGGCTCGCCCGCACCATGAGTGGGGCATCGAGCTCCGCATAGGCGCCGAACGACGCGTCGAGCCCGGACACGTACCATGATTCCGCCGGGACCCCGGTGAATTCCTCGGCCGCCAGCAGACTGATCTGGCGTCCCGCCTCCATCAGCACCATCCCCGGCACGTGGTCCTGCGCGTGGTCGAACAGGCTCGGGTGCCCCCCGGCCACGCGAAGGCGCGCCTGGACACCGTGCTCATCGGCGGCCGGATCCAGCAGGATCACGTTCTCCTCGCGCCTTCGGCCGACCCGTCCAGGCGCCGCGAGCCCCGGGACGGCGGTCGCGCGGTAGGCGTCCGATGTCGGCAGGGGGCCGTCGTTCCTCCGCCCCCGCAACATCGCGTAGACGTCGTCCGCTACGTATTTCACGCGCATCCTCACCTCCCCCACGCTTTGGTCGCCCACACGAATCCGCATCCGGTACGCGAGACTCCGGAGTTCGCCGCCGAGCCATCGGGCATCGTGGGTGTCGACCGACACCACCGCTGCGGTGGGGCCGAGGACGGGGTCCATCGAGGCGAGTCCGGGAAGGTCCATCGACCATTCCTGGAGCACGAACTTGGTCCCGATCGGGGCGCCGAAGTGCGCGTGCACCGCGTGGGTCTCGGCCTGCCGGCAGCACTCCAGCAGCAACAGCGGATCAATCGCATTGGGCGTCGTGTGGTCGGTGTAGTACGCGTGGGAGGGCGGTAGCTGGGCCGCCGCCACGAAACGCGATTCGTCGATCAATGAGCTGTCCGTCAGGAACACCTCGGAAAGGGCTCGACGATGCACCAACTGCTTGTCCACAGTGTGAGCGAAGTTCAGCTCCGAAAGAACGTCCGGTGCCCTATCGGCCTCGACCGCGATACTCAATTGATCCACCTTTTTTCACGACTCTTGGGGCTCGTGAAACGCTCGCACACCTCCCTAGCGCCCAGCTCATACGCGCATCATGTCGTACTCCGGGGGTCGTGCGGGCGCGCTGCGGGGTCGCGGGTGGAAGCCGATGACCGCGGTCATTGAAGTGCACCTATGGCCAGCGGATACTTTGTCGCGTGTGCTGCGCCATTGGTTTCGAGGGGAAATAGTGGACCTAGCTATTTTTGGTGAACTGAATTGGCTTGCCGTTATTGTGGCCGCTCTGGTCTATGTCGGGCTCGGGCCGGCGCGGTTCGCGCGGCCCGTGTTCGGAAACGCGTGGATGCGCGCCATTGACTGGGCCGGGGACATGGCGCTGTCCGATTTGTTCAAGACGCCGTGCGGCGCACGCTCCTAGCGTGATGGGCATGGCACCTCGATTTGATCTGATCGGACTGGTCGTCGCCGACATGGGGCGGTCCCTGGCCTTCTACCGTCGGCTCGGCTTGGCGATACCGGAGTCCGCCGACACCCAGCCGCACGTGGAAGCTCAGCTTCCCGGAGGGCTTCGGATGGCGTGGGACACCGTCGAGACCGTTCGCTCCTTCGATCCGGACTGGACCGCGCCCCGGGGCGGGCCCGGGGTGGCGTTGGCGTTCTGCTGTGATGAACCAGCCGAGGTCGACCGGGTGTACGCCGAATTCGTCCAGGCGGGGTACGAGGGGCGTACGGAGCCGTGGGACGCGTTCTGGGGGCAGCGCTACGCCGTGCTCGGCGATCCCGACGGCAACAGTGTCGATCTGTTCGCCCCGCTGTCCGCGCCCGGTGGGTGAGGGACGAGAACCGTCGGTGCGACCCCGGCCAGGGCCGTGACCTCCCGGGTGAGGTGGGCCTGGTCGGCGTATCCGACGGTCACCGCCGTCGTCGCCCACGGGACGCCCGTGCGGGCCATCGCCAGTGCCCGGTGCATCCGCAGGATCCTCGACAGTGTCTTGGGGCCGTAGCCGAAGGCGGACCGGCAGCGTCGGTGCAGGCGGCGTTCGCCGAGGCCGAGCGTGCGTGCCGTCTCGGTGACCGTCGCGCCCGCACGAGCGAGGTCGGTGATCGCGGAGAGCTCCGGATCCGGAGGAACGGCATCGTCAAGTCGCTGGAGGGCGATGTCCTCCAGCGTGGCTGCCGGGTTCGATGAAGCGGCGATGAGATCGGTGAGTCTTCGGGCGCGCGCCGACCCCCACAGATCGGTCAGGGGGATCCGCTGGTCGCGCAGCTCATGTGCTGCCACGCCCACAATGGTCGGGCCGGTTCCGGGGGCGAATCGCAGCCCGATGATGTCGTGATCCGGCCGCCATACCGCCGAATGCGCCGCCGTATCCGGCCCGGCCACCAGCAGGGTGCCGTCGACCCGGATCAGGTCGATACAGCCGTCCGGCAGGACGCGTTGCTCGGCCTCGTCGGCACCGTCGGCCCTCCCCCGCCACAGGACCGTCCTGGGGACCCGTGAGCGCCGTTCCCGGTACATGGGACCAGTGTGACAGGGAGGCAGCGGTGGTGAGGAGGGGCGGTTCTCGTTCCTGCCCTGGGCTTGCCCGTCCGATGACGGTCTGCGCTTAGCCGCGTGCCACCAGGTCGATCAGGCTGGCCTCCGGGCGGCAGCAGAAGCGCACGGGGGCATAGGGGGACGTGCCGAGACCGCCCGATACGTGGAGCCAGGCGTCGCCGTAGCGGTTCAGTCCCCAGGCCCGTCGGCGGTCGATGCCGCAGTTGGTGACGAGCGTCCCGTAGAACGGCATGCAGATCTGGCCGCCGTGCGTGTGCCCGGCCAGCAGGAGCTGGTAGCCGTCGGCCTCGAAGCGGTCCAGGTTGGCCGGCTCGGGTGAGTGCAGCACGCCCAGGCGCAGGTCGGCGGTGGGGTCGGCGGGACCCGCGATGTCGTCGTAGCGGTCCATGTCGATGTGGGAGTCGTGGACGCCGCCGAACGCGATGTCCAGGCCGCCCGCCTTGAGGTATCCCGTGCCGTTGTTCAGGTCGAGCCACCCCGACGCGCTCATCGCCGCGCCCAGGTCCTCCCAGGGGAGATCCGGGACGGAGCGCTCGCCGTAGTCGGTCTTGCTGTCGCGCCACAGGTAGCGGGCGGGGTTCTTCAGGCGGGGGGAGAAGAGGTCGTTGGACCCGTAGACGAACGCGCCCGGGCGGTCCAGCAGCGGGCCCAGGGCGTCGATGAACGGCTCGACGGCGTCCGGGTGGCCGAGGGAGTCGCCAGTGTTCACGACCAGGTCCGGACGGTAGTCGTCCAGGCCGCGGATCCAGTCCATCAGCATCCGGCGGCCCGGCGTCAGGTGGGCGTCGGACAGGTGCAGAACGCGGAGTCGCCGCGCGCCCTCAGGCAGCAGCGGGATCTCATAATGCCGCAGCCGAAACCAGTTGCGTTCGATGACCGAGGCATAGCCGAACCCCGCGACCCCCACCGCCGTGGTGATGGCCGCCGCCCGGCCGATGGTTTTCCCCAGACCGCTCACCCGTACGCCCCTCCTGACTGTCCGCATATGTGATGGTGCCAGATGCGGGAACGTGGACAGACCGTCCCCGTCACCCGCTGTGCGGAGCGCCCCGTCCACGGCATCGCCGGAAAAGACGTGGGTGCTCAGGCTTCCGGACTCTATGATCTCTTGCATGGCCGAAATCAAAGACCGCCTGAAAGCCGACCTCACCGCCGCCATGAAGGAGCGCGATGAGCTGCGGACCCGGACGCTGCGCATGGTGCTGACCGCCCTGTCCACCGAAGAGGTGGCCGGTGGCTCCGCACGCGAGCTCAGCGACGACGAGATCATCAAGCTGCTCACGCGCGAGGCCAAGAAGCGCCGCGAAGCCGCCGACGCGTTCGACAAGGGCGGCCGTCCGGAGCAGGCGACGGCCGAGCGCGAGGAGGGTGAGGTGCTGGCCGAGTACCTGCCCGCGCAGCTCACCAATGCTGAGTTGACCGAGCTGGTCAGCGCTGCCATCGCGGAGGTCGGGGCGAGCGACGTCAAGGCCATGGGCAAGGTGATGAAGGTCGTCAACCCCAAGGTCGCCGGTCGAGCCGAGGGCGGCCGGGTGGCCGCTGAAGTGAAGAAGCAGCTGGGCGCGTGACACCGATGCGACGGTAACGGCCGCTGGCGGTGCAGCGGATCGGCGCCCCGTACACGGGCCCGAGCGCGTGGTCTGTGGCGGAGAGGGCCCCGACCGGCCGTCGCCGGTGGCGTCGCTTCCGATGCCGCCGAATGGGGTGGTGTCGACCTCTGCCCGGGATGCGAAAGGGCGGGGTGGCTCCGTGTCCACGGAGCCACCCCGCCCTTTTGTCGTGGCGACTAGGTGCCCTCGCGGCCCATCGCGGGGGCCATCACCGGACCGGTTCCCGGCGGCCAGGCGTTGCCGTCGGGGACGGTCGTGGCGCGGTCAGAGCCCGTGCCGTTGCTGAGGAACACGTTGACCGTCGCACCCGGCGGCAGCGACGTGCCCGGGTCAGGGTTGACTGCGGCGACACTGCCCTCCGGATGCGGTGAGCGGATCCGCGTGGTGGAGACGTTCACCCTGAAGCCCGCGTCCTCCAGCGCCCGCACCGCGGCGTTCTCCGGCTGTCCCAGGACGTTGGGAACGCCCCCCTCGTCGGCGGTGTTGCTCGTGGGGGTCGTTCCAGGCCCGTCGTCGTCCTTGGACGAGTCCTCGGACGTGGAGCCGAACTTGCTCGGCGCCGGCGGGAACTTCTCCTTCGGCAGGTCCTTCGCGGCCCCGCGCATCGTCTCCTGCCAGATCGGGCCGGGGATCGTGGCGCCGTAGACCACGCCGTAGGTGCGGTCGCCGAGCTTGACGTTGCGCAGCGGGTGGTTCTGCGGACCGCGCGGGTCGCCGACGAACACGGAGCCGGCCAGGTTCGGCGTGAACCCAGCGAACCACGCGGCGGCCGAGCCGTCCGTGGTGCCCGTCTTCGCCGCCGCTGGCCGGCCGATGTCCAGCCCGGTGGTGGTCCCGCCCTTGAACGTCTGCTGCAGCAGGTAGCTCACGCCGTCGGCGACGTCCTGGTCGATGGCCCGTTCGCAGTCGTTCTCGATCTTGATCGTCTTGCCGGACTGCTGGTCCTCGATCTTGGTGATGGCCTGCGGCTTGCAGCGGACGCCACCGGAGGCGAACGTGGCGTAGGCGCTGGCCATGGTCAGCGGCGAGACTTCCTCACTGCCCAGGGTGAAGGAGTTGTTCGCCTGGGTCCGCGGGTTGTCGAACGACTCGCCGTCGGCCCGGTGCACGCCGAGCTTCTCCGCCATGTTGATGACGTTGCACAGCCCGACGCTCTTCTGCAGCTGGGCGAAGTAGGTGTTCACCGAGCCCTTGGTGCCGCCGGCCATATCGAGCGTCGCGCCGCCCTTGGTGTCGCCGGCGTTCTTCACCGGCCAGGGCTGGAGCCGTCCGCCGTCGCAGTTCCGCTGCCCGGTGATCGTGGTGCTGCCGGGGGAGCTGAACGAGGTGCTGAACTTCTTGCCCTGGTCGAGCGCCGCGGCCAGGGTGAACGGCTTGAAGGTCGATCCGGCTTGGAAGCCGCTGCTGCCGCCCCGGTTCATGTCGGTGGCGAAGTTGATCGACGTCTCGCCGAGCTTCGACTCGTCGGGGCCGTAGTTCCGGCTCTGCGCCATCGCGCGGATCTCGCCGCTGCCCGGCTCGACCAGGACCTCCGCCGCGACCTTCTTCGACTTGTTCTTGCGCGGCACCCACTTGTCGACGGCCTTCTGCGCCGCCTCCTGCATGTCGACGTCGAGCGTCGTGTGGATCTTCAGACCGGCCGTGCGCAGCCAGCGGGCGCGCTCGGTCTCGTTCTTGCCGAACTTCTCGCTCTTCTCGATCTCCTGGACCACGTAGTCGCAGAAGTAGGGCTGCTTGCTGGGCATGCACCCGTTGCTGGGCGTGTTGACGTCCAGATCCAGGCCCTTGGCCTTGGCTTTCTCGCCCTCTTCCTTGGTGATCTCCCCGGTCTGCACCATGCGGTCCAGCACGACGTCGCGGCGGGCCTTGGCGTCCTCGGGGTTGAGCCGGAGGTTGTAGAGGTAGGGGTAGCGCACCGCACCGGCGAGCGCGGCGGCCTGCTCCAGCTTCAGCTCATCGGCGCTGACGCCGAAGTAGTGCTGGGCGGCCGATTCCACGCCGTAGGCTCCGTCGCCGAAGTAGGCGATGTTCAGGTAGCTTTCGAGGATCTCCTCCTTGCTGACGCGCTGCTCCAAGGCGACGGCGTAGCGCAGCTCGCGGACCTTGCGGGAGATCGACGTCTCGGTGGCCTCCTCCTGCTCGGCCTGCGACGTGGCGCTTTCGACCAGCACGTTCTTGACGTACTGCTGCGTCAGCGAGGATCCGCCCTGGGTACTGCCGCTGAGCGTGCGCAGCGCGGCGCGGAAGGTTCCGACGAGGTCGATCCCGCCGTGTTCGTAGAAGTGCGAGTCCTCGATGGCGATGATGGCCTTTTGCATGACCGGCGCCATGTCGTCGAGCTTGACCAGCTCCCGGTTCTGGTCGTAGATCTCCGCAATGGTTTTCCCATTTCGGTCGTAGATGACCGAACGTTGAGGCGGGGGAGGCGTCTCCAGTTCCCCCGGCATGTTGAGGAAGCCGGTGGCAACGTTGCGCGCGGTGATGCCGAGCCCACCGACCGCGGGTAACGCGAGCGCAGCGACGAGCACTCCGGCGACGACCCCAACGCCTACAAGCTGACCGATTTTCTGCAGCAATGTCCCCTGACCCACCCCATCAGACTATGTGCGGTCGGCATCACGTCGTACGTGGGCGGGGGAGCGGAGGGGGCCATCCGCGGCGACCACGCCCACCCACCCGAATCATCCAGCGCCGTACCAATCGTCGCATAGACGACGCCTGGTGAAGGGCTGCGGTTGACAGACAATCCATCACCCTGCGTACCGAAAATGTGACTCACACCGGGGGCGGGATGACACGCCCGGGCTATATCGGAAATAGGCCCAAAGAGGCCTGTCGTTTCCGGCCACTGATCCGTAGTTTCGACCACAGCGGTGAGGAGGGACACACCGGGCCGAAATTCGGCGGCCCGTGCGGCGTCGGCCCCTGCCGGACTCCGCGAGCGGCACCGTCCGCCGATCTCCCTCCCGCCCCGCCGACGACCGCGCCCGTCGGCCACACCAC contains:
- a CDS encoding metallophosphoesterase, coding for MSGLGKTIGRAAAITTAVGVAGFGYASVIERNWFRLRHYEIPLLPEGARRLRVLHLSDAHLTPGRRMLMDWIRGLDDYRPDLVVNTGDSLGHPDAVEPFIDALGPLLDRPGAFVYGSNDLFSPRLKNPARYLWRDSKTDYGERSVPDLPWEDLGAAMSASGWLDLNNGTGYLKAGGLDIAFGGVHDSHIDMDRYDDIAGPADPTADLRLGVLHSPEPANLDRFEADGYQLLLAGHTHGGQICMPFYGTLVTNCGIDRRRAWGLNRYGDAWLHVSGGLGTSPYAPVRFCCRPEASLIDLVARG
- a CDS encoding VOC family protein, whose amino-acid sequence is MAPRFDLIGLVVADMGRSLAFYRRLGLAIPESADTQPHVEAQLPGGLRMAWDTVETVRSFDPDWTAPRGGPGVALAFCCDEPAEVDRVYAEFVQAGYEGRTEPWDAFWGQRYAVLGDPDGNSVDLFAPLSAPGG
- a CDS encoding HAD family hydrolase encodes the protein MDHVASPHTLLLDFDGVLSLNASELLLHALHEGINRHTAFPFEATAAQFKAISTFPQRDSLRALFAGLGIEQHLDTEIEALRSLISAAGRRMTLSEGVERFCAEQRARGRRLRVFSTMDRTTARRSLLDGLFGPEDFVPLGHASKADSHSYTALLAAEGEPDPGQVMLVDDSPLALRAAKIAGVRTALMRGQVFTPADVAPFAPFIDAQVASFAELGALLRSAEPLLAERPAESPVNGSPLPS
- a CDS encoding ScbA/BarX family gamma-butyrolactone biosynthesis protein, whose amino-acid sequence is MSIAVEADRAPDVLSELNFAHTVDKQLVHRRALSEVFLTDSSLIDESRFVAAAQLPPSHAYYTDHTTPNAIDPLLLLECCRQAETHAVHAHFGAPIGTKFVLQEWSMDLPGLASMDPVLGPTAAVVSVDTHDARWLGGELRSLAYRMRIRVGDQSVGEVRMRVKYVADDVYAMLRGRRNDGPLPTSDAYRATAVPGLAAPGRVGRRREENVILLDPAADEHGVQARLRVAGGHPSLFDHAQDHVPGMVLMEAGRQISLLAAEEFTGVPAESWYVSGLDASFGAYAELDAPLMVRASRPERSARDAEFTVRVTFEQDERAVATAVFTGARGEGGERP
- a CDS encoding acyl carrier protein; the encoded protein is MQEITKRVSTVLSDQFKVKADTIGADVELGALSFDSLMLIELGLVLDKEFGVVIGDGELTEEHTIDDLVELLVSKGAAA
- a CDS encoding helix-turn-helix domain-containing protein encodes the protein MYRERRSRVPRTVLWRGRADGADEAEQRVLPDGCIDLIRVDGTLLVAGPDTAAHSAVWRPDHDIIGLRFAPGTGPTIVGVAAHELRDQRIPLTDLWGSARARRLTDLIAASSNPAATLEDIALQRLDDAVPPDPELSAITDLARAGATVTETARTLGLGERRLHRRCRSAFGYGPKTLSRILRMHRALAMARTGVPWATTAVTVGYADQAHLTREVTALAGVAPTVLVPHPPGADSGANRSTLLPSGSPSTA
- a CDS encoding MFS transporter, with product MAIALAAVMLPISVTGPGVALADMSGALNASAASTQWVLNAYNVAFTAFMLAAGSAADLFGRRRLFLTGTTVFALASLVAGTAPSIWLVDVARFVQGMGAAAVLTSGSALLAHTFTGTARARAFGIFGASIGFGLAMGPFVSGLLVGAASWRAVFLVNVLLGAVVLVLAWPLSESKNPGARRIDMPGVLTFTAALMLLALGFVEGPSHGWAGAPTLGSFAGAAVFLAAFVFVELRSSEPMFDLSLLRRPTFVAIIWQPVSIVFAFAALLVYLPPYFQGVGGASSTVSGAMLLPLTLPVFILPLFSGALVKRLSVRMLLAIGPAVLAAALLLMTLTDPVSSPIALFAALLVAGIGIGLAFGVMDNAAVSSVPPERSGMASGMFNTLRVAGETIGVACVAGLLLTSTRQGLGGAADSGAIADDVVQGRLDSVREAGGAELAHRAVLGLEHGWTTVYVLLACVALAGSIAIFTMVRDRDLDQSGG
- a CDS encoding aldo/keto reductase, whose translation is MQQRRIGRNGPLVSALGLGCMGMSEFYGPTDEAQSLETLKAALDSGVNFLDTADMYGKGHNERLVGRAVAGRRDEVVLATKFGFKRNESDPRLGREIDSSPEHCRRAIDASLQRLGVDHVDLYYLHRRNPDVPIEETVGAMGELVREGKVGHLGLSEVTAETLRRAHAVHPIAALQTEYSLWTREVEDEVLPVARELGITLVAYSPIGRGFLTGTITRPEDLDPTDFRHSHPRFQGEHLARNVGMVERVRELANRYGCSPVQLALAWLLAQGEDIVPIPGTRRTKYLSENVAAADLKLTDEQLAAVSAAVPRTSVSGERYDPAGMATVGF
- a CDS encoding beta-ketoacyl-ACP synthase III → MSGTDRAAVVAGLGVWVPPGVVTNDALAQQLDTSDEWIRSRTGIGRRHIIAPGESSGDLAVEAGRRALKSAGTDHADVVVVATSTPDRPCPATAPEVASRLGLTGVGAFDVGAVCTGFVYALGVSAGLIESGFASTALVIGADTFSTILNPSDRATRAVFGDGAGAVVLRGGAPSEHGALKGLHLGSDGTRSRLIEVAAGGSRQRSTGLPPDEADTYFTMEGRAVFAEAVRHMTASVQETADRLGWATADIDKVVLHQANARILAAIAERIGVGSERFPSNIDRVGNTVAASIPLVLADANSSGELQAGQKVVLGGFGGGLSWGSVGLVWPDISTC